Proteins encoded within one genomic window of Thalassophryne amazonica chromosome 23, fThaAma1.1, whole genome shotgun sequence:
- the LOC117504809 gene encoding flocculation protein FLO11-like isoform X3: MYICNDNKNTSVKFFSALFDQGTVTFVPPLSVTSVTGSVTGTRIQCVFEAPLFIPMGRTLNNLLSMGTGILSENGTAEPPEVTYQGVGVDFSATNSTVPMNSISNADNTTTAVSTTSLATTTQAATSPETTSLATTTLGTTPAETTSLATTTLATTPAEITSLATTTLATTPAETTSLGTTTLATTPAETTSLATTTLATTTSETTSLATMTLATTTSETTSLATMTLATTTSETTSLATTTQAAATNATTPTVLITQVTTAVATPATVLFIIAGPLSTPIDRTGCGITDLCISEAPNCDPSQSPCIFLAVRSVGGDRFRFKFSGFSSGYIAIIISADSTPGGNDTMYICNDNKDTSVKFFSALFDQGTVTFVPPQSVTSVTGSVTGTRIQCVFEAPLFIPMGRTLNNLLSMGTGILSENGTAEPPEVTYQGVGVDFSAPNSTVPMNSISNADNTTTAVSTTSLATTTQAATSPETTSLATTTLATTPAETTSLATTTQAAATNATTPTVLITQVTTAVATPATVLFIIAGPLSTPIDRTGCGITDLCISEAPNCDPSQSPCIFLAVRSVGGDRFRFKFSGFSSGYIAIIISADSTPGGNDTMYICNDNKDTSVKFFSALFDQGTVTFVPPQSVTSVTGSITGTRIQCVFEAPLFIPMGRTLSNLLSMGTGILSENGTAEPPEVTYQGVGVDLALQTLLFP; encoded by the exons ATGTACATCTGTAACGACAATAAGAATACATCGGTAAAATTTTTCAGTGCTCTGTTTGACCAGGGCACAGTGACTTTTGTGCCG CCACTAAGTGTGACCTCAGTGACGGGCAGCGTCACAGGAACAAGGATCCAGTGTGTATTTGAGGCACCGTTATTTATCCCAATGGGACGAACCCTAAATAACTTACTGTCGATGGGCACTGGAATTCTGAGTG AAAATGGAACTGCAGAACCTCCAGAAGTCACATACCAAGGGGTGGGAGTTGATTTTAGCGCTACAAACTCCACTGTTCCCATGAATTCGATTTCCAACGCTGACAACACAACAACAGCTGTAAGCACAACTAGTCTGGCAACCACAACACAAGCAGCAACATCACctgaaacaacaagtctggcaACCACAACACTAGGTACAACACCggctgaaacaacaagtctggcaaccacgacactagctactacgccggctgaaataacaagtctggcaaccacgacactagctactacgccggctgaaacaacaagtctggGAACCACGACACTAGCTACTACGCCggctgaaacaacaagtctggcaACCACGACACTAGCTACAACAACGTctgaaacaacaagtctggcaACCATGACACTAGCTACAACAACGTctgaaacaacaagtctggcaACCATGACACTAGCTACAACAACGTctgaaacaacaagtctggcaACCACGACACAAGCAGCAGCTACCAATGCCACCACCCCCACAGTGTTGATAACACAAGTGACAACAGCAGTGGCAACTCCAGCTACTGTGCTTTTCATCATAGCAGGACCTCTCTCT ACTCCAATTGATCGTACCGGGTGTGGCATCACTGATTTGTGCATATCTGAGGCCCCGAATTGTGATCCATCACAAAGCCCTTGTATCTTCTTGGCTGTTCGCTCAGTTGGCGGTGATCGGTTCAGATTTAAGTTTTCAGGATTCTCAAGTGGCTACATTGCTATCATCATCTCAGCTGACAGCACACCG GGAGGAAATGACACCATGTACATCTGTAACGACAATAAGGATACATCGGTAAAATTTTTCAGTGCTCTGTTTGACCAGGGCACAGTGACTTTTGTGCCG CCACAAAGTGTGACCTCAGTGACGGGCAGCGTCACAGGAACAAGGATCCAGTGTGTATTTGAGGCACCGTTATTTATCCCAATGGGACGAACCCTAAATAACTTACTGTCGATGGGCACTGGAATTCTGAGTG AAAATGGAACTGCAGAACCTCCAGAAGTCACATACCAAGGGGTGGGAGTTGATTTTAGCGCTCCAAACTCCACTGTTCCCATGAATTCGATTTCCAACGCTGACAACACAACAACAGCTGTAAGCACAACTAGTCTGGCAACCACAACACAAGCAGCAACATCACctgaaacaacaagtctggcaaccacgacactagctactacgccggctgaaacaacaa gtctggcaACCACGACACAAGCAGCAGCTACCAATGCCACCACCCCCACAGTGTTGATAACACAAGTGACAACAGCAGTGGCAACTCCAGCTACTGTGCTTTTCATCATAGCAGGACCTCTCTCT ACTCCAATTGATCGTACCGGGTGTGGCATCACTGATTTGTGCATATCTGAGGCCCCGAATTGTGATCCATCACAAAGCCCTTGTATCTTCTTGGCTGTTCGCTCAGTTGGCGGTGATCGGTTCAGATTTAAGTTTTCAGGATTCTCAAGTGGCTACATTGCTATCATCATCTCAGCTGACAGCACACCG GGAGGAAATGACACCATGTACATCTGTAACGACAATAAGGATACATCGGTAAAATTTTTCAGTGCTCTGTTTGACCAGGGCACAGTGACTTTTGTGCCG CCACAAAGTGTGACCTCAGTGACGGGCAGCATCACAGGAACAAGGATCCAGTGTGTATTTGAGGCACCGTTATTTATCCCAATGGGACGAACCCTAAGTAACTTACTGTCGATGGGCACTGGAATTCTGAGTG AAAATGGAACTGCAGAACCTCCAGAAGTCACATACCAAGGGGTGGGAGTTGATTTAGCGCTCCAAACTCTACTGTTCCCATGA
- the LOC117504809 gene encoding flocculation protein FLO11-like isoform X1: MYICNDNKNTSVKFFSALFDQGTVTFVPPLSVTSVTGSVTGTRIQCVFEAPLFIPMGRTLNNLLSMGTGILSENGTAEPPEVTYQGVGVDFSATNSTVPMNSISNADNTTTAVSTTSLATTTQAATSPETTSLATTTLGTTPAETTSLATTTLATTPAEITSLATTTLATTPAETTSLGTTTLATTPAETTSLATTTLATTTSETTSLATMTLATTTSETTSLATMTLATTTSETTSLATTTQAAATNATTPTVLITQVTTAVATPATVLFIIAGPLSTPIDRTGCGITDLCISEAPNCDPSQSPCIFLAVRSVGGDRFRFKFSGFSSGYIAIIISADSTPGGNDTMYICNDNKDTSVKFFSALFDQGTVTFVPPQSVTSVTGSVTGTRIQCVFEAPLFIPMGRTLNNLLSMGTGILSENGTAEPPEVTYQGVGVDFSAPNSTVPMNSISNADNTTTAVSTTSLATTTQAATSPETTSLATTTLATTPAETTSLATTTIATTPAETTSLATTTQAAATNATTPTVLITQVTTAVATPATVLFIIAGPLSTPIDRTGCGITDLCISEAPNCDPSQSPCIFLAVRSVGGDRFRFKFSGFSSGYIAIIISADSTPGGNDTMYICNDNKDTSVKFFSALFDQGTVTFVPPQSVTSVTGSITGTRIQCVFEAPLFIPMGRTLSNLLSMGTGILSENGTAEPPEVTYQGVGVDLALQTLLFP, encoded by the exons ATGTACATCTGTAACGACAATAAGAATACATCGGTAAAATTTTTCAGTGCTCTGTTTGACCAGGGCACAGTGACTTTTGTGCCG CCACTAAGTGTGACCTCAGTGACGGGCAGCGTCACAGGAACAAGGATCCAGTGTGTATTTGAGGCACCGTTATTTATCCCAATGGGACGAACCCTAAATAACTTACTGTCGATGGGCACTGGAATTCTGAGTG AAAATGGAACTGCAGAACCTCCAGAAGTCACATACCAAGGGGTGGGAGTTGATTTTAGCGCTACAAACTCCACTGTTCCCATGAATTCGATTTCCAACGCTGACAACACAACAACAGCTGTAAGCACAACTAGTCTGGCAACCACAACACAAGCAGCAACATCACctgaaacaacaagtctggcaACCACAACACTAGGTACAACACCggctgaaacaacaagtctggcaaccacgacactagctactacgccggctgaaataacaagtctggcaaccacgacactagctactacgccggctgaaacaacaagtctggGAACCACGACACTAGCTACTACGCCggctgaaacaacaagtctggcaACCACGACACTAGCTACAACAACGTctgaaacaacaagtctggcaACCATGACACTAGCTACAACAACGTctgaaacaacaagtctggcaACCATGACACTAGCTACAACAACGTctgaaacaacaagtctggcaACCACGACACAAGCAGCAGCTACCAATGCCACCACCCCCACAGTGTTGATAACACAAGTGACAACAGCAGTGGCAACTCCAGCTACTGTGCTTTTCATCATAGCAGGACCTCTCTCT ACTCCAATTGATCGTACCGGGTGTGGCATCACTGATTTGTGCATATCTGAGGCCCCGAATTGTGATCCATCACAAAGCCCTTGTATCTTCTTGGCTGTTCGCTCAGTTGGCGGTGATCGGTTCAGATTTAAGTTTTCAGGATTCTCAAGTGGCTACATTGCTATCATCATCTCAGCTGACAGCACACCG GGAGGAAATGACACCATGTACATCTGTAACGACAATAAGGATACATCGGTAAAATTTTTCAGTGCTCTGTTTGACCAGGGCACAGTGACTTTTGTGCCG CCACAAAGTGTGACCTCAGTGACGGGCAGCGTCACAGGAACAAGGATCCAGTGTGTATTTGAGGCACCGTTATTTATCCCAATGGGACGAACCCTAAATAACTTACTGTCGATGGGCACTGGAATTCTGAGTG AAAATGGAACTGCAGAACCTCCAGAAGTCACATACCAAGGGGTGGGAGTTGATTTTAGCGCTCCAAACTCCACTGTTCCCATGAATTCGATTTCCAACGCTGACAACACAACAACAGCTGTAAGCACAACTAGTCTGGCAACCACAACACAAGCAGCAACATCACctgaaacaacaagtctggcaaccacgacactagctactacgccggctgaaacaacaagtctggcaaccacgacaatagctactacgccggctgaaacaacaagtctggcaACCACGACACAAGCAGCAGCTACCAATGCCACCACCCCCACAGTGTTGATAACACAAGTGACAACAGCAGTGGCAACTCCAGCTACTGTGCTTTTCATCATAGCAGGACCTCTCTCT ACTCCAATTGATCGTACCGGGTGTGGCATCACTGATTTGTGCATATCTGAGGCCCCGAATTGTGATCCATCACAAAGCCCTTGTATCTTCTTGGCTGTTCGCTCAGTTGGCGGTGATCGGTTCAGATTTAAGTTTTCAGGATTCTCAAGTGGCTACATTGCTATCATCATCTCAGCTGACAGCACACCG GGAGGAAATGACACCATGTACATCTGTAACGACAATAAGGATACATCGGTAAAATTTTTCAGTGCTCTGTTTGACCAGGGCACAGTGACTTTTGTGCCG CCACAAAGTGTGACCTCAGTGACGGGCAGCATCACAGGAACAAGGATCCAGTGTGTATTTGAGGCACCGTTATTTATCCCAATGGGACGAACCCTAAGTAACTTACTGTCGATGGGCACTGGAATTCTGAGTG AAAATGGAACTGCAGAACCTCCAGAAGTCACATACCAAGGGGTGGGAGTTGATTTAGCGCTCCAAACTCTACTGTTCCCATGA
- the LOC117504809 gene encoding flocculation protein FLO11-like isoform X2: MYICNDNKNTSVKFFSALFDQGTVTFVPPLSVTSVTGSVTGTRIQCVFEAPLFIPMGRTLNNLLSMGTGILKNGTAEPPEVTYQGVGVDFSATNSTVPMNSISNADNTTTAVSTTSLATTTQAATSPETTSLATTTLGTTPAETTSLATTTLATTPAEITSLATTTLATTPAETTSLGTTTLATTPAETTSLATTTLATTTSETTSLATMTLATTTSETTSLATMTLATTTSETTSLATTTQAAATNATTPTVLITQVTTAVATPATVLFIIAGPLSTPIDRTGCGITDLCISEAPNCDPSQSPCIFLAVRSVGGDRFRFKFSGFSSGYIAIIISADSTPGGNDTMYICNDNKDTSVKFFSALFDQGTVTFVPPQSVTSVTGSVTGTRIQCVFEAPLFIPMGRTLNNLLSMGTGILSENGTAEPPEVTYQGVGVDFSAPNSTVPMNSISNADNTTTAVSTTSLATTTQAATSPETTSLATTTLATTPAETTSLATTTIATTPAETTSLATTTQAAATNATTPTVLITQVTTAVATPATVLFIIAGPLSTPIDRTGCGITDLCISEAPNCDPSQSPCIFLAVRSVGGDRFRFKFSGFSSGYIAIIISADSTPGGNDTMYICNDNKDTSVKFFSALFDQGTVTFVPPQSVTSVTGSITGTRIQCVFEAPLFIPMGRTLSNLLSMGTGILSENGTAEPPEVTYQGVGVDLALQTLLFP, encoded by the exons ATGTACATCTGTAACGACAATAAGAATACATCGGTAAAATTTTTCAGTGCTCTGTTTGACCAGGGCACAGTGACTTTTGTGCCG CCACTAAGTGTGACCTCAGTGACGGGCAGCGTCACAGGAACAAGGATCCAGTGTGTATTTGAGGCACCGTTATTTATCCCAATGGGACGAACCCTAAATAACTTACTGTCGATGGGCACTGGAATTCTGA AAAATGGAACTGCAGAACCTCCAGAAGTCACATACCAAGGGGTGGGAGTTGATTTTAGCGCTACAAACTCCACTGTTCCCATGAATTCGATTTCCAACGCTGACAACACAACAACAGCTGTAAGCACAACTAGTCTGGCAACCACAACACAAGCAGCAACATCACctgaaacaacaagtctggcaACCACAACACTAGGTACAACACCggctgaaacaacaagtctggcaaccacgacactagctactacgccggctgaaataacaagtctggcaaccacgacactagctactacgccggctgaaacaacaagtctggGAACCACGACACTAGCTACTACGCCggctgaaacaacaagtctggcaACCACGACACTAGCTACAACAACGTctgaaacaacaagtctggcaACCATGACACTAGCTACAACAACGTctgaaacaacaagtctggcaACCATGACACTAGCTACAACAACGTctgaaacaacaagtctggcaACCACGACACAAGCAGCAGCTACCAATGCCACCACCCCCACAGTGTTGATAACACAAGTGACAACAGCAGTGGCAACTCCAGCTACTGTGCTTTTCATCATAGCAGGACCTCTCTCT ACTCCAATTGATCGTACCGGGTGTGGCATCACTGATTTGTGCATATCTGAGGCCCCGAATTGTGATCCATCACAAAGCCCTTGTATCTTCTTGGCTGTTCGCTCAGTTGGCGGTGATCGGTTCAGATTTAAGTTTTCAGGATTCTCAAGTGGCTACATTGCTATCATCATCTCAGCTGACAGCACACCG GGAGGAAATGACACCATGTACATCTGTAACGACAATAAGGATACATCGGTAAAATTTTTCAGTGCTCTGTTTGACCAGGGCACAGTGACTTTTGTGCCG CCACAAAGTGTGACCTCAGTGACGGGCAGCGTCACAGGAACAAGGATCCAGTGTGTATTTGAGGCACCGTTATTTATCCCAATGGGACGAACCCTAAATAACTTACTGTCGATGGGCACTGGAATTCTGAGTG AAAATGGAACTGCAGAACCTCCAGAAGTCACATACCAAGGGGTGGGAGTTGATTTTAGCGCTCCAAACTCCACTGTTCCCATGAATTCGATTTCCAACGCTGACAACACAACAACAGCTGTAAGCACAACTAGTCTGGCAACCACAACACAAGCAGCAACATCACctgaaacaacaagtctggcaaccacgacactagctactacgccggctgaaacaacaagtctggcaaccacgacaatagctactacgccggctgaaacaacaagtctggcaACCACGACACAAGCAGCAGCTACCAATGCCACCACCCCCACAGTGTTGATAACACAAGTGACAACAGCAGTGGCAACTCCAGCTACTGTGCTTTTCATCATAGCAGGACCTCTCTCT ACTCCAATTGATCGTACCGGGTGTGGCATCACTGATTTGTGCATATCTGAGGCCCCGAATTGTGATCCATCACAAAGCCCTTGTATCTTCTTGGCTGTTCGCTCAGTTGGCGGTGATCGGTTCAGATTTAAGTTTTCAGGATTCTCAAGTGGCTACATTGCTATCATCATCTCAGCTGACAGCACACCG GGAGGAAATGACACCATGTACATCTGTAACGACAATAAGGATACATCGGTAAAATTTTTCAGTGCTCTGTTTGACCAGGGCACAGTGACTTTTGTGCCG CCACAAAGTGTGACCTCAGTGACGGGCAGCATCACAGGAACAAGGATCCAGTGTGTATTTGAGGCACCGTTATTTATCCCAATGGGACGAACCCTAAGTAACTTACTGTCGATGGGCACTGGAATTCTGAGTG AAAATGGAACTGCAGAACCTCCAGAAGTCACATACCAAGGGGTGGGAGTTGATTTAGCGCTCCAAACTCTACTGTTCCCATGA